The sequence below is a genomic window from Streptomyces sudanensis.
CGGCTGGGGCCGCTGGCGCCCACCGGCTGGACCCAGGCCCGCGTGGGCGGGCTGCGCGTGGACGCGGTCCGGGTGAGCTGGGCCGAGGGCGCCGAGGTGCCGGTGCGGTCCCTGGTGCCGTGGTTCGCCGACGAGCCGCGCGTCAGCCTGGACCTGCCGCGCACCGAGGCCGACGCGGTGATCGGCGGCGGCCCGCAGCACGTGGAGGCGGTGCTGTCCGCCCGGCGCCCGGAGGCGGTGCGGGGCGCGCTCGCCGCGAAGGCGCCGAAGGGCATCGTGGTGGACGTGCCGAAGGAGACGACGGTGCCGCGCGGCGTGGCCGCCGAGGTCCCCGTCACGGTCACCGTCCCCAAGGGCACCCCGGCCGGTTCGTACCCGGTGCCGCTGTCCTTCGCGGGCGAGGAGCGGACGCTGACGGTCCGGGCGTACCCGGCGGCCGGCGGGCCGGACCTGGTCCGCGCCCCCGGCGCCGCGGCCTCGTCCTCCGGCGACGAGACGCCCGACTTCCCGGCGTCCGCGGCGGCCGACGGCGACCCGGAGACCCGCTGGTCGTCACCGGCGCAGGACGACGCGTGGTGGCAGGTCGAGCTGGCCGGGCCGGCGCGGGTGGGGCAGGTCGTCCTGCACTGGCAGGACGCGTACGCGAAGCGGTACCGCGTGGAGACCTCCCCCGACGGCCGCACCTGGCGCACCTCGGCGACCGCCCTCGACGGCGAGGGGGGCCGCGAGGTGGTCCGCATGGACGCCCCGGGCACCCGCTTCCTGCGCGTGCGGGGCGAGGAACGGGCGACGCGGTACGGGTACTCGCTGTTCGGCGTGGAGGCGTACGCGGTCACGGAGTGAGGGGCGCGCCGCCCCGGCGCCCGCACCGCGCGGCCCGGTCCGCGGCTCCGCTCCGGGCGGTGGACCGGCCCGCGTGCGCGCGTGCGCCGGGACCCGGGCGTTCAGGCGGAGACGCCGTCGATCCGGGCCAGGGCGTCGTCCGCGCCGTACGGTTGCAGGTAGGGCAGCCAGCGCGGGTCCCGGTGGCCCGTGCCGATGATGCGCCAGGCGAGCCCGGTGGGCGGCTCGGGCGGCTGGTGCAGCCGCCAGCCCAGCTCGCGCAGGTGCCGGTCGGCCTTGACGTGGTTGCAGCGGCGGCACGCCGCCACCACGTTGTCCCAGGCGTGCTTGCCCCCGCGGCTGCGCGGGACGACGTGGTCGACGCTGGTCGCGACGCCGCCGCAGTACATGCAGCGCCCGCCGTCGCGGGCGAACAGGGCCTTGCGGGTCAGCGGAACGGGCCCCCGGTAGGGGACCCGCACGAACCGTTTCAGCCGTACCACGCTGGGCGCGGCGATCGCCCGGGTCGCGCTGTGCAGGAAGGCGCCGGACTCCTCGAGGCACACGGCCTTGTTCTCGAGGACGAGTACGAGCGCGCGGCGGAGCGGTACGACGCCGAGGGGCTCGTACGACGCGTTGAGGACCAGGACGTGCGGCACCGATGCCTCCTTGTACGCCGGCGGCGCGTGGCTCGCGCCGGGACGATCCGCTCTCAGTCTCTCCTCATGCCAGGTCGAAGCGCCACCACATGGGGGTAACGGGCCGGAGGTGTTTTCGACCACAGGGTGGTCATCCCCACATGAGACAAGGCTCTCCCCCGAACACGGCGACGAACCCCCCGGCACCCCCCGTTTAATGGAAGCGACCCCCGCCCGTGATGCCAGGAGGTTCTCCCCGTGCTGTGGTCGGCTCCGCCCACCGTNCGCGTCCNACTCCNCCCCNNCCCCTCCTCCGTGGCGCCCGTGTCCCTGGACGAGGCCGCCCGCCAGGCCGGGGCCGCCGCGGGCTGGGTGGAGCAGAACTGGGCCACGTGGGTCAGCACCGGCCTGCGCATCCTGCTGATCATCGCCATCGCGTGCACGCTCCGCTTCCTGGTCCGGCGGGCCCTGACGAAGCTGATCGACCGGATGAACCGCAGCGTCCAGGCCGTGGAGGGCACCACGCTGGGCGGGCTGCTGGTGAACGCGGAGCGGCGCCGCCAGCGGTCGGAGGCGATCGGCTCGGTCATGCGCTCGGTGGCGTCGTTCCTGATCATGGGCACGGCGGCGCTGATGGTCCTGGGCGCCTTCCAGATCAACCTGGCGCCGCTGCTGGCGTCGGCCGGTGTGGCCGGCGTGGCGATCGGCTTCGGCGCCCGGAACCTCGTGACGGACTTCCTCTCGGGCGTCTTCATGATCCTGGAGGACCAGTACGGCGTCGGTGACTCGATCGACGCGGGCGTGGCCTCCGGCGAGGTCATCGAGGTGGGCCTGCGGGTGACGAAGCTGCGCGGGGTGGACGGCGAGATCTGGTACGTCCGCAACGGCGAGATCAAGCGGATCGGCAACCTCAGCCAGGGCTGGGCGACGGCCGGCGTGGACGTGACGGTCCGTCCGACGGAGGACCTGGACCGGCTGCGCAGGCTGATCGAGGGCGTGGCGGAGGAGATGGCCGCGGAGGAGCCCTGGAACGAGCGCCTGTGGGGCCCGATCGAGGTGCTGGGCCTGACCGAGGTCATGATCGACTCGATGACGCTGCGGGTCTCGGCGAAGACGATGCCGGGCAAGGCGCTGAGCGTGGAGCGGGAGATCCGCTGGCGCGTCAAGCGCGCCTTCGACGCGGCGGGCGTCCGCATCGTGGGCGGCGTCCCGCTGCCCGCGGAGGACGACCCGGCCCCCGACCCGACGGCCGCCGTGGCCGCCCCGTCCGCCTTCTCCTCCCCGACGACCCCGCAGTCGATGGCCGCCACCCCGCTCCAGCAGCCCCCGTCGATACCGCAGCCCTCGACGGGCCCGAACCTCTCGAAGGGCTGACCCCGTACGAAACCGAAGGCGCCCCGCACCGGCTCGGTGCGGGGCGCCTTCGAACATCCGGCGGCATGGGTCGGACCCGTGGTCCTGTCCTCCGGCCTGCCCGGGAAGGGTGTGTCGTCCGGCCGGGTCGGGCCGTGGGGCCGTGCCGGCGCCCGGGCGGAACCGGGCGGGCCCGGATCGCGTTGTGCGGGTGGGGATTCGGATGGCGGTGCGAAGGGGACGCCGTACGACGGGGACGGGGTCCGGTCGGGCCCGCGGGTCCCCGCCGCCGCCCCGCGGTCGTGCTTCCGGCCGGATCGCCGCTTCCCGGTCCTCCGGGCGGCGGGCCGGGGCCGGGGTCGGGGCGACATCTCGGTGGCTGCTGTANNNNGAGAAGGGGGAGGCCGCGTGTCGGACACGAGGGGGCGCACGACCCGCGCCGGCGCCGCTCGGCGCCCGGAGTCGCGGGGCGCCGGCCCGTCCGCCGTCCGCCGCCGGGGGGCCGCGCGCGACGGGGGCGGTGCGGTCGGCCGGGAGCGAGGAGGAGGCGGGTACGGGCCGTACCCGCCCTTCGGCGCACACGGCCCGTACCCGCCCTGCGGCGTGCCCGTTCCGCCCGGCCGTACGGGCCGGGCCGGGCGGGTCCCGTACGGCCGGAATTCGCCCAAGGTGCTGAACGGATCCCGGATCCGCTCCCCCGGGGCCCGCGCGGACGGGAACCTGGCTGCCGTGGCACGCGGCGCGGTACCCGCCGACGCCGGGTGCGGCGGGCACGCGACCGGCCGTGGCCGCGCCGTGGCCGGATCGGACCGGGCGCCCGCCGGGTCGCGGCGGACGGCGGACGGCACGGCGGCCGGTGGCGCGGCGCCCGGTGCGGGCCGCCGGTTCGTGGCGTACCGTGCCGGGCCGTGGACACACGCGTACGAGGGGCCGCCCGAGGCGGGCCCGCCCGGCTCCCCGGGGCCGCCCGTGCCCGAAGTACCGGACGGAAACGTCCTCCTGAGAGCGAGAGGTGATCGATGGGCGTCACGGGTCCCCCCGGTCCGATGATGGACCAGGACGAGGTGGACCGTGCGCTGGCACGCCTCGGCGCGGAGCACAAGGCGGTCGAGGACTCGTTGCTCGCGCTGCAGGACCACGCGGCCCGCGGGCTGCTCGAGGGCGCCGAGCTGACCGGTACGACCAGGGAGCGCTGGGCCGCGGCCGAGCGGTCGACAGCGCTGCTGTGGACGTACTTCGACGCGTACACGGACGCGTTGCGCGCCGCCCGCGAGATCCGTTCCCGGCGCCGCCGGCCGGGCCCCGGGGAACTGGCGGAGCTGACGGAGCGGTTGTGCGGCGAGAGCGTCGTCGTGCCGCGGGCCGGGCCGCACGATCCGGCACCGGAGTCCCCGGTGCCGGAGTCCCCGGTGTCGGAGTCCCCGGCGTCCGTGGAGCGGTTCTCGCTGGACCGGCTGGTCGCGCGGATGAACGAGCTGTACGCGCAGTCCCTCGACGTCATCGTGTCGGCGGACGCCGTCTGGTCGGCGCTGCCCGCCCGGATCGACCTCCTCGCGGCGGAGCTGAACCGGACCCGGTCGCTGGCGCGTTCGGTCGGCGTGCGGCCCGGTGAGCATCCGGCGGGGGACGACCTGGAGGCCGTCACCGAGGAGCTGGCGGCGCTGCGCGCCCGGGTGGTCGGCGACCCGCTGGCGTTCTGGCGCCCGGCGCCGGGCAGTTCGGCGCCCGGCGCCGGCCGGCCGGACACCGAGCGGTACGACCGGGCCGCGCGGACCCTGGAGGACGTGCGCCGGGAGATCGAGGCGGTCCTGCAGGTGCGGCAGGACTCCGAGTCGCGGCTGATGCGGCTGCGGGACCTGCTGTCGCGGGCCGACCGCACCCTCGCCGAGGCGCGTGCCGCGCGCGTCGAGGTCCTGGCGAAGATCGCCGCGTCGGAGGTGCCGGCGGTGAGCGGCCCGCCGACCGCGTTGTACGAGCGGCTGGCGACCGCCGCCGAGCACCGGCGGCACGCCCGGTGGCATCGGCTGTCGCCGCTGCTGGACGCCCTGGAGCGGGAGGCGGAGGAGGAACTGCTGCGCGCCCGCGAGTCGCTGGCCGCGGTGACCGCGCCGCTCGCCGTCCGCGCCGGACTGCGCAGCCGCCTCGACGCGTTCCGGGCGAGGACGGCCGGGCACGGACTGGCGGACGACCCGGTGCTCGGCGAGCGGTACGACGCGGCGCGCCGCCTGCTGTGGAGCGTCCCGTGCGACCTGCGCGCCGCCGAGCGGGCCGTCCTGCGCTACCAGCAGGCGGCGAGCGAGGCCCTGGCGGGGGACCGCGGATGAGGACGTGCCCGCCGCCGGATCGCGCCGGCGCGCCGGGAGCCGAACGGCGGCGGGCCGCACCGGGGCGCGGGCCGCGCGGTGCCGCCGGCGGGTNCNNCGNNGACGGCCCGGGACGGGCGNNNNGCAAAAAANNNNNNNNNNNNNNNNNNNNNNNNNNNNNN
It includes:
- a CDS encoding HNH endonuclease, with amino-acid sequence MPHVLVLNASYEPLGVVPLRRALVLVLENKAVCLEESGAFLHSATRAIAAPSVVRLKRFVRVPYRGPVPLTRKALFARDGGRCMYCGGVATSVDHVVPRSRGGKHAWDNVVAACRRCNHVKADRHLRELGWRLHQPPEPPTGLAWRIIGTGHRDPRWLPYLQPYGADDALARIDGVSA
- a CDS encoding mechanosensitive ion channel family protein, encoding MAPVSLDEAARQAGAAAGWVEQNWATWVSTGLRILLIIAIACTLRFLVRRALTKLIDRMNRSVQAVEGTTLGGLLVNAERRRQRSEAIGSVMRSVASFLIMGTAALMVLGAFQINLAPLLASAGVAGVAIGFGARNLVTDFLSGVFMILEDQYGVGDSIDAGVASGEVIEVGLRVTKLRGVDGEIWYVRNGEIKRIGNLSQGWATAGVDVTVRPTEDLDRLRRLIEGVAEEMAAEEPWNERLWGPIEVLGLTEVMIDSMTLRVSAKTMPGKALSVEREIRWRVKRAFDAAGVRIVGGVPLPAEDDPAPDPTAAVAAPSAFSSPTTPQSMAATPLQQPPSIPQPSTGPNLSKG